A stretch of the Planctomycetota bacterium genome encodes the following:
- the ligA gene encoding NAD-dependent DNA ligase LigA: MTRDASHEIEKLRQEIRYHDRKYYVEAQPELSDTAYDKLMHRLKELEAQHPALVTPDSPSQRVGDEPVAELEQVPHRVPMLSIENTYNVDELRKFGQRVAKLLPDENIEWVVELKIDGVAVSIIYEEGLLVRAVTRGNGQVGDDITHNIRTVIDVPLRLSGKPPRELEMRGEVYMTNSELVRLNQLQAERNKPAYPNTRNLVAGSIRMLDPRVTAERRMRFFCHGVGFVEGLKATTHMEFLAEVASYGLTPTPMVESFRSIDAAIDHCEELIERLHELDFEIDGLVLKVNRFEQRDRLGATSKAPRWVVAYKFEKYEGTTRLNEIRVQVGKTGAVTPVAELQPISLAGTIVSRASLHNADELERKDIRVGDQVVVEKAGKIIPHVVRVEKHLRTGDEQPFIFPTRCPECETPLVKDEGGVYIRCPNRSCPAQWRERLRYYASRNAMDIEGLGDKLVDQLVASKLVTSYEDLYQLKLEQLMGLERMGQKSSEGLLAGIEESKSRGLARLLNALAIRHVGARVATVLAQHFGSIDALQKADIETLSNVPDVGPVIAGSVHEFLHSDFGRDEIAALQAAGVKMTADRPAQQGPQPLAGKTLVVTGTLEKYSRQEIEALIAEFGGRAASSVSKKTDFVVAGAEAGSKLEKAQKLGVTVLTEQQFIDQFVNAK, encoded by the coding sequence ATGACGCGCGACGCTTCGCACGAAATCGAGAAACTGCGCCAGGAAATCCGGTATCACGATCGCAAATACTACGTCGAGGCCCAGCCCGAGCTCAGCGACACGGCCTACGACAAGCTGATGCATCGGCTCAAGGAGCTCGAGGCCCAGCATCCCGCGCTGGTGACGCCCGACAGCCCCTCGCAACGTGTCGGCGACGAGCCGGTGGCCGAGCTCGAACAGGTGCCCCATCGGGTGCCGATGCTCTCGATCGAAAACACCTACAACGTCGACGAGCTGCGCAAATTCGGCCAGCGGGTGGCGAAGCTCCTGCCCGACGAGAACATCGAATGGGTCGTCGAGCTGAAAATTGACGGGGTGGCGGTTTCGATTATCTATGAAGAAGGTTTGCTGGTCCGTGCCGTCACACGTGGCAACGGCCAGGTCGGCGACGACATCACGCACAACATTCGGACCGTTATCGACGTGCCGCTGCGACTGTCGGGCAAGCCGCCGCGCGAGCTGGAAATGCGCGGCGAAGTCTACATGACCAATTCCGAGCTGGTGCGCTTGAACCAGTTGCAAGCCGAACGGAACAAGCCGGCTTATCCCAATACGCGCAACCTGGTGGCGGGCAGCATCCGGATGCTCGATCCACGGGTAACGGCCGAGCGGCGGATGCGGTTCTTCTGTCACGGCGTGGGGTTTGTCGAGGGGTTGAAGGCGACGACCCACATGGAATTCCTGGCCGAGGTGGCCAGTTATGGCCTCACTCCGACGCCGATGGTTGAATCGTTTCGGTCGATCGACGCGGCGATTGATCACTGCGAAGAACTGATCGAACGGCTGCACGAGTTGGACTTTGAAATCGACGGCCTGGTGTTGAAGGTCAATCGTTTCGAACAGCGCGATCGGTTGGGGGCGACCAGTAAGGCCCCGCGTTGGGTCGTGGCCTACAAGTTCGAGAAATACGAGGGGACGACCCGGCTCAACGAGATTCGCGTCCAGGTTGGCAAGACGGGGGCCGTGACACCGGTGGCCGAGTTGCAACCGATCAGCCTGGCCGGCACGATTGTCAGCCGGGCCAGCCTGCACAATGCCGACGAGCTTGAGCGTAAGGACATCCGCGTCGGCGACCAGGTGGTGGTCGAAAAGGCGGGCAAAATCATTCCCCACGTGGTCCGCGTGGAAAAGCATCTCCGCACCGGCGACGAGCAGCCATTCATATTTCCCACGCGCTGTCCCGAGTGCGAAACGCCGCTGGTGAAGGACGAAGGGGGTGTGTATATCCGCTGCCCGAACCGAAGCTGCCCGGCCCAGTGGCGCGAACGGCTTAGGTACTATGCCTCGCGCAACGCCATGGACATCGAGGGGCTGGGGGACAAGTTGGTCGATCAATTGGTGGCCAGCAAACTGGTTACCAGCTACGAAGACTTGTACCAGTTGAAGCTTGAGCAACTGATGGGCCTCGAACGGATGGGGCAAAAGTCGTCCGAGGGGCTGTTGGCGGGGATCGAAGAGAGCAAATCGCGCGGGCTTGCCCGGCTGCTCAATGCCCTGGCCATTCGTCACGTCGGCGCTCGCGTGGCCACGGTCTTGGCCCAGCACTTTGGCTCGATCGACGCCTTGCAGAAGGCCGACATCGAGACGTTGAGCAATGTTCCGGACGTGGGACCGGTGATCGCCGGCAGCGTCCATGAGTTCTTGCACAGCGACTTTGGCCGTGACGAGATTGCCGCCCTGCAAGCCGCCGGTGTCAAGATGACCGCCGATCGCCCGGCCCAGCAGGGGCCGCAGCCGCTGGCAGGCAAGACCCTGGTCGTAACTGGCACGCTGGAAAAGTATTCGCGTCAGGAGATCGAGGCGCTGATTGCCGAGTTTGGAGGCCGAGCGGCGTCGAGCGTGTCGAAAAAGACCGACTTCGTGGTGGCCGGCGCCGAGGCGGGAAGCAAACTCGAAAAGGCTCAAAAGCTCGGCGTGACGGTGCTGACCGAGCAGCAATTCATCGACCAGTTCGTGAACGCGAAATAA
- a CDS encoding peroxiredoxin, translating to MRSCVVVATLAALSLAATGFAAELKVGDPSPEFSMQGSDGKLHKLSDYRGKQAVVIAWYPKAFTGGCTKECKSMREFGNDLRKFKVAYFTASCDTPEMNKDFAKSLELDYPILSDPTKANAEAFGVLGKGGNAARVTFYIDKDGKIAAIDKGVKTETHGKDIAAKLAELGTSTN from the coding sequence ATGCGTTCATGCGTCGTTGTCGCCACGTTGGCCGCCCTTAGCCTTGCCGCCACCGGCTTTGCCGCCGAGTTGAAGGTCGGCGATCCTTCCCCCGAGTTTTCGATGCAAGGTTCGGACGGCAAGCTGCACAAGTTGTCGGACTACCGCGGCAAGCAGGCCGTCGTGATTGCCTGGTATCCCAAGGCGTTCACCGGCGGTTGCACCAAGGAGTGCAAGTCAATGCGCGAGTTCGGCAATGATTTGCGCAAGTTCAAGGTCGCCTACTTCACCGCCAGCTGCGACACACCCGAAATGAACAAGGACTTTGCCAAGTCGTTGGAACTCGATTATCCGATCCTCAGCGACCCGACCAAGGCCAACGCCGAGGCGTTCGGCGTGTTGGGCAAGGGCGGCAACGCGGCCCGGGTGACGTTCTACATCGACAAGGACGGCAAGATTGCCGCCATCGACAAGGGCGTAAAGACGGAAACTCACGGCAAGGACATCGCCGCCAAGCTGGCCGAGTTGGGAACGTCGACGAACTAG
- a CDS encoding efflux RND transporter permease subunit produces MLNHVIAFSLKNRPLVLVAAVVLMMFGGYQAVQLPIDVFPDLNRPTVTILTEAPGLAPEEVETLVTYPIESVMNGATNVRRVRSASGVGLSVVWVEFDWETNIFTDRQIVSEKLQTVRSRLPRESTTIMTPISSIMGEIMLVGVQATGETTPIDLRTLADWTIRPRLLSLGLAQVIVMGGEQKQYQVLTSPERLAEYNVTLDELTRAIEKSNIVTGGGFLMGRSQEALIRIVGRAATLESLENTVVRHGHPAPITVRQVAEVRFGGPVKRGDGGVNGKPSVILSIHKQPGADTLKLDQAIRDTLAEIQQTLPSDVKIDTEVFRQANFIRTAIGNVEEAVRDGALWVIVVLFLFLWNFRTSIITLTAIPLSVLITALLFHYFGVSINTMTLGGLAVAIGELVDDSIVDVENIYRRLKENRHKSKPDNPLKVIFLASAEIRNSVVYATLIVVCVVCPLFALGGLEGRMFAPLGLSYLVTLLMSLVVSLTVTPVLTSYLLPQAKMLEHAHDPVLIRWMKWVDEKLLHWTLRHAYWVLGVTSVMVAISVGCLTQMGGDFMPPFQEGSLTIGATAPTAINLAEANRLGALIENTLLDVQGVVSVSRRTGRAELDEHAENVNYSELDVVLVPFETPRPGFLYAALRAVPGLHRWGVDHFDRSRDEVMAEIRDRLSEFPGVSFNIGQPISHRLDHIMSGIRSQIAVKVFGPNLDVLRAQVVRVERLMKDVPGVVDLQVEPQVEVPQLRVTVKREEAARYGLAPADVAQALETSLQGRTISQVLEGHRTFDLVLWFTEKARNDIDTIRSTLISTPTGARVSLDSVAEVVNTTGPNTINRESASRRIVVQANVSGRDLVGVVDDIQRAVSKEIIPTLPPGYYIRYDGQFEAQQEADVRLKVLGTLALGVVMLLLYKCLGTWQAALQVMVNIPLAAIGSVIALLLTHWPSAAALAAAAWWEWPLVWVRGCSLSIAHWVGFITLAGIVSRNGIMMISHYIHLMQHEGEKFDEKMIIRGSLERLAPVWMTALATGIGLIPLVLGAGQTGKEILHPLAVVVVGGLISSTLLDQIVTPALFWKFGQKIYEHPPAEDAAHKALETDLHQLAAQFE; encoded by the coding sequence ATGTTGAACCATGTCATTGCGTTTTCGTTGAAGAACCGGCCGCTGGTCCTGGTGGCGGCCGTGGTGCTGATGATGTTTGGCGGCTACCAAGCCGTGCAATTGCCGATCGACGTATTCCCCGATTTGAATCGCCCCACGGTCACCATCTTGACCGAAGCGCCGGGGCTGGCCCCCGAGGAAGTCGAAACGCTGGTCACCTATCCGATCGAATCGGTGATGAACGGCGCAACCAATGTGCGGCGCGTTCGCTCGGCGTCGGGTGTGGGGCTGTCGGTCGTGTGGGTCGAGTTCGATTGGGAAACCAACATCTTCACCGATCGGCAAATCGTCAGCGAAAAGCTGCAAACGGTTCGCTCGCGCTTGCCGCGCGAGAGCACCACGATCATGACACCCATCAGCAGCATCATGGGCGAAATCATGCTGGTCGGCGTGCAAGCCACCGGCGAGACCACGCCCATCGACCTGCGCACGCTGGCCGACTGGACGATCCGGCCGCGGTTGCTCTCGCTGGGCTTGGCCCAGGTGATCGTGATGGGGGGCGAGCAGAAGCAATATCAGGTGCTGACGTCGCCGGAGCGGCTGGCCGAGTACAACGTCACGCTCGACGAACTGACCCGGGCCATCGAGAAATCAAACATCGTCACCGGCGGCGGGTTCCTAATGGGGCGCTCGCAAGAGGCGCTGATCCGCATTGTGGGGCGCGCCGCCACTCTGGAAAGCTTGGAAAACACGGTCGTTCGCCACGGGCACCCGGCCCCGATCACGGTGCGGCAGGTGGCTGAGGTTCGCTTTGGTGGGCCGGTCAAGCGTGGCGACGGGGGGGTGAATGGCAAGCCCTCGGTGATCCTCTCGATTCACAAGCAACCTGGCGCCGACACGCTTAAGCTGGACCAGGCGATCCGTGACACGCTGGCCGAGATTCAGCAGACCCTGCCGTCCGACGTGAAGATCGACACCGAAGTCTTTCGCCAGGCGAACTTCATTCGCACGGCCATCGGCAACGTCGAAGAAGCGGTTCGCGACGGCGCGCTGTGGGTGATTGTGGTCTTATTCTTGTTCTTGTGGAACTTCCGAACCAGCATCATCACGCTAACCGCCATTCCGCTGTCGGTGCTGATTACCGCCCTGCTGTTCCACTATTTTGGCGTGTCGATCAACACAATGACCCTCGGCGGGCTGGCGGTGGCGATCGGCGAGTTGGTCGACGACTCGATCGTCGATGTCGAGAACATTTACCGTCGCTTGAAAGAGAACCGGCACAAGTCGAAACCCGACAACCCACTGAAAGTCATCTTTCTAGCCTCGGCCGAAATTCGTAACAGCGTGGTCTATGCCACGTTGATCGTGGTCTGCGTCGTGTGTCCGTTGTTCGCGCTCGGCGGACTCGAAGGACGGATGTTCGCGCCGCTGGGGTTGTCGTACCTGGTCACGTTGTTAATGTCGCTGGTGGTGTCGCTGACCGTGACGCCGGTGTTGACCAGCTACTTGTTGCCCCAGGCCAAGATGCTGGAACATGCCCACGATCCGGTCCTGATTCGCTGGATGAAATGGGTCGACGAGAAACTGCTCCACTGGACGTTGCGGCACGCCTACTGGGTGCTGGGAGTGACGTCGGTGATGGTCGCCATCTCGGTCGGTTGCCTGACGCAGATGGGTGGCGACTTCATGCCGCCGTTCCAGGAAGGTTCGCTGACCATCGGCGCCACCGCCCCCACGGCGATCAATCTGGCCGAGGCGAATCGCCTGGGCGCGTTGATCGAAAACACGCTGCTCGATGTGCAGGGCGTGGTCAGCGTCTCGCGCCGCACCGGGCGCGCCGAGCTCGATGAACACGCCGAGAACGTCAACTATTCCGAACTCGACGTGGTGCTCGTTCCGTTCGAGACACCACGACCGGGGTTCTTATATGCGGCATTGCGCGCCGTACCGGGTTTGCATCGCTGGGGCGTGGATCATTTCGACCGTTCGCGTGATGAAGTCATGGCGGAGATACGGGATCGGCTTTCTGAATTCCCCGGCGTGTCATTCAACATCGGCCAGCCCATTTCGCACCGGCTCGATCACATCATGTCGGGCATCCGCTCGCAGATTGCCGTGAAGGTCTTCGGACCTAACCTGGACGTGCTGCGTGCCCAGGTCGTCCGAGTTGAACGGCTGATGAAAGACGTGCCGGGCGTGGTTGACTTGCAGGTCGAGCCCCAAGTCGAAGTTCCGCAGTTGCGCGTGACGGTCAAGCGCGAAGAAGCGGCTCGCTATGGCCTGGCCCCGGCCGACGTGGCCCAGGCGCTCGAAACCTCGCTGCAAGGCCGCACGATTTCCCAGGTGCTCGAAGGGCACCGGACGTTCGACCTGGTGCTATGGTTCACGGAAAAGGCCCGCAACGACATCGACACGATACGTTCGACGCTGATTAGCACCCCAACCGGCGCCCGCGTGTCGCTCGACAGCGTGGCCGAGGTGGTGAACACGACCGGTCCCAACACGATCAATCGCGAAAGCGCCTCGCGCAGGATCGTGGTCCAAGCCAACGTCTCGGGGCGCGACCTGGTCGGCGTGGTCGACGATATTCAGCGCGCGGTCAGCAAAGAGATCATCCCCACGCTGCCGCCGGGCTATTACATTCGCTACGACGGCCAATTCGAGGCCCAGCAAGAAGCCGACGTCCGCTTGAAAGTCCTCGGCACGCTCGCCCTGGGCGTTGTGATGCTGCTGCTCTATAAGTGCCTGGGAACCTGGCAGGCCGCGCTGCAGGTGATGGTGAACATTCCCTTGGCGGCCATTGGCTCGGTAATTGCCTTGCTGCTGACCCATTGGCCTTCGGCCGCAGCCTTGGCAGCCGCGGCGTGGTGGGAGTGGCCGTTGGTCTGGGTGCGTGGCTGTAGCTTGTCAATCGCCCACTGGGTCGGGTTCATCACCCTGGCCGGCATTGTCTCGCGCAACGGGATCATGATGATCTCGCATTACATCCATCTGATGCAGCACGAAGGGGAAAAGTTCGACGAGAAGATGATCATTCGCGGCAGCCTCGAACGACTGGCCCCGGTCTGGATGACGGCCCTCGCGACTGGCATCGGGCTGATTCCGCTGGTTCTCGGCGCTGGTCAGACGGGCAAGGAGATTCTCCACCCGCTGGCCGTGGTGGTGGTCGGCGGGTTGATCAGTTCGACGCTGTTGGACCAGATCGTCACGCCGGCCCTGTTCTGGAAGTTCGGCCAGAAGATCTACGAGCACCCGCCGGCCGAGGACGCCGCTCACAAGGCGCTCGAGACAGACCTGCACCAGTTGGCGGCCCAGTTCGAATAA
- a CDS encoding efflux RND transporter periplasmic adaptor subunit — protein MYRYLSNIAYLLAAFLVAGTLVAPVLAHEGHDDLPSKGVVIDGDTLRLSEAALKSIRLKFERVVLRDLERTVSANAAIESPWYQQTILTTLVSGKVEHVSVRPGERVEVGQELARIESLELETLQLQMLRARNEITLARHMLEQRERLSQQGNIAERRLLESRAALQERYAEFAIARRKLRALGLSDATLQQVLDTKKPVRTLPIVAPRRGYLAEANVRAGQFVEPADSLYHIVDLSEVWVHAGILETDSQGIALGQPLRMTVAAIEGETFTGDVHHVDLRVDTEEHTLPVTGIVRDPRQRIKPGMFGRITVVVDERPAAVACPIGAILNSNDGPYVMVLDLPGTLLRRKVQLGLRQDNDVEVLDGLFPGDEVATTGNIFLAALFEKEAAQHAAPATAEKTPTPAPPAPVKSASIVVQGMVELPTFRKLFASSPIAGRVAEILVEHGQPVKKGDILGRVQSLELRTLELDLLLARVRLKLAKQSLDRYQQLDLNGSIAEKDLWQSQTDYNTLRNTVASLEHKLALVGLSADDIAGMEQVDLSSEDAKHEITGIMPVRAPADGWIVDFTLVPGQMIHPNVSLFEIHDLARVEVQGFVYENDAPHLRAGQNVTVTIAADPSYVGHGRVLRTAPVVSTIERVLTVWTELDNPQRQLKDGMLARLSIELSPPPPTAPR, from the coding sequence ATGTACCGCTACTTATCCAATATCGCTTATCTGCTAGCGGCGTTCCTTGTCGCCGGCACGCTTGTCGCGCCGGTCTTGGCCCACGAAGGTCACGACGATCTTCCTAGCAAAGGGGTCGTGATCGACGGCGATACGTTGCGGCTTTCGGAAGCCGCGCTGAAGTCGATCCGCTTGAAGTTTGAACGGGTCGTGCTCCGCGACCTGGAACGAACGGTCAGCGCCAATGCCGCCATCGAGTCCCCTTGGTACCAGCAGACGATTCTGACCACGCTGGTCTCGGGCAAGGTCGAGCACGTGTCGGTTCGGCCGGGCGAACGCGTCGAAGTGGGACAAGAGCTAGCCCGCATCGAAAGCCTGGAGCTGGAAACGCTGCAATTGCAGATGCTGCGGGCGCGCAACGAAATCACCCTGGCTCGGCACATGCTCGAACAGCGCGAGCGCTTGAGCCAGCAAGGGAACATCGCCGAGCGGCGACTGCTCGAATCGCGCGCCGCGTTGCAAGAACGCTATGCCGAATTCGCCATTGCCCGGCGCAAGCTTCGCGCACTGGGGCTAAGCGACGCCACGCTGCAACAAGTGCTCGATACCAAGAAACCGGTTCGTACGCTACCCATCGTCGCCCCGCGGCGCGGCTACCTGGCCGAGGCCAACGTCCGAGCGGGTCAGTTCGTCGAACCGGCCGATTCGCTCTACCACATTGTCGACTTATCTGAGGTGTGGGTCCATGCCGGCATTCTGGAAACGGACAGTCAGGGTATCGCATTGGGGCAGCCGTTGCGGATGACGGTGGCTGCGATCGAAGGTGAAACCTTTACTGGCGACGTACATCACGTCGACCTGCGCGTCGACACCGAAGAACACACCCTGCCAGTGACGGGCATCGTGCGCGATCCCCGACAGCGGATCAAACCCGGTATGTTCGGTCGCATTACCGTGGTGGTCGACGAACGCCCCGCAGCGGTCGCCTGCCCCATCGGGGCCATTCTCAACTCGAATGATGGTCCCTACGTGATGGTCCTTGATCTGCCTGGCACTTTGCTACGGCGGAAAGTCCAGCTTGGCTTGCGCCAGGACAATGACGTCGAAGTGCTCGACGGTTTGTTCCCCGGCGATGAAGTCGCGACCACGGGAAACATTTTCTTGGCGGCCCTGTTCGAGAAGGAAGCGGCGCAGCATGCCGCACCCGCGACGGCGGAAAAGACGCCAACGCCCGCGCCCCCAGCGCCCGTCAAGTCGGCCTCCATTGTCGTACAAGGAATGGTCGAACTGCCGACATTCCGCAAGTTGTTCGCCTCGTCCCCCATCGCCGGCCGCGTAGCCGAGATCCTGGTCGAGCATGGTCAGCCGGTGAAAAAGGGAGACATCCTCGGTCGGGTGCAAAGCCTGGAGTTGCGGACGCTGGAACTCGACCTGCTGTTGGCCCGAGTGCGGCTTAAGCTCGCCAAGCAATCGCTCGACCGTTATCAGCAACTCGATCTGAACGGTTCGATCGCCGAGAAAGATCTCTGGCAGTCGCAGACCGACTACAACACCCTGCGCAACACAGTCGCCAGCTTGGAACACAAATTGGCCCTGGTTGGGCTGTCGGCCGACGACATCGCCGGCATGGAGCAAGTTGATCTGTCGAGTGAAGACGCCAAGCATGAGATCACCGGCATCATGCCGGTTCGCGCGCCGGCCGACGGCTGGATTGTCGACTTCACGCTGGTGCCTGGCCAGATGATTCACCCCAATGTGTCGTTGTTCGAGATTCACGACCTGGCCCGCGTCGAGGTGCAGGGTTTTGTCTACGAGAACGACGCGCCGCACCTTCGCGCCGGGCAAAATGTCACGGTCACCATTGCCGCCGACCCCAGCTACGTCGGCCACGGCCGCGTCTTGCGCACGGCGCCGGTGGTCTCGACCATTGAGCGCGTACTGACCGTCTGGACCGAATTGGACAATCCCCAGCGGCAGTTGAAGGACGGCATGCTCGCCCGGCTGTCGATTGAACTTTCGCCGCCGCCCCCTACCGCACCGCGATAA
- a CDS encoding APC family permease — MSSTPSPSSSSEESSASSSAAATNGAPTPQPHAPAGDPGPTAAEQKSDESSLPLDDLATTIGADTTVSELDGPTLPTRIKTLLIGKPRDLKDTSLFHHVTLIAFLAWVGLGADGLSSSCYGPQEIFLYLRDRPHLAVFLSLLTIITVIVISNCYSHIIEEFPSGGGGYLVASKLLGRRVGVVSGCALLVDYVLTITVSIAAAGDALFGLVDPRLHTLKLPAELVAILLLIVLNLRGIKESVKVLLPIFLTFLVCHIVLILGSIGLHLGETGAKVAEIGGEISKDLNDANFGLWGMIALILRAYSMGAGTYTGIEAVSNSMPVMREPRVATAKRTMLYMGLSLALTAGGLIIAYMLLDIRFVEGDIKTMNTKLAEVFVRNIGLADHKMGLIFIAVTVISEGALLFAAAQAGFIDGPRVLANMAHDSWMPHWFANLSERLATHNGILLMGCSAVAALVLTHGETTLLVVMYSINVFLTFSLSMLGMLRHWWRLRGRNPLANRRLAVFGLGAAMCLCILGLVVYEKCIHPFVHPEPGVNPWTQSTSYGGLVTIAVTSALVLICFMIHRHYRGVVARLKRLDDTLSGLPSYGNPELAPPDHSQPAAAILVGGYGGLGVHTMLNAIRFAPGHFKSVIFLSSAVVDSGNFKGADAVDALQHHCEEALGKYVDLANRLGMPSTSYLSIGTDAVEELERMCLEIHRQFPKAIFFAGQLIFQRDTFVQRLLHNQTAQSLQRRLQWSGLPMVILPTRVR, encoded by the coding sequence ATGAGTTCCACTCCTTCGCCGTCTTCGAGTTCCGAAGAGTCCAGCGCTTCCTCGTCCGCCGCCGCCACGAACGGCGCACCCACGCCCCAGCCGCACGCGCCGGCCGGCGACCCCGGGCCAACTGCCGCGGAACAGAAAAGCGACGAGTCCTCGTTGCCACTGGACGATCTGGCCACGACCATTGGCGCTGACACCACGGTCAGCGAGCTCGACGGCCCGACCCTGCCGACGCGGATCAAGACCCTGTTGATCGGCAAGCCGCGAGATCTGAAAGACACGTCGCTGTTTCACCACGTGACGTTGATCGCGTTTTTGGCCTGGGTGGGGCTGGGGGCCGACGGGCTTAGCTCGTCATGTTACGGTCCCCAGGAAATCTTCCTGTACCTCCGCGACCGGCCACACCTGGCGGTGTTTTTGTCACTGTTGACGATCATCACGGTCATCGTCATTTCGAATTGTTACAGTCACATCATCGAGGAGTTCCCCAGCGGCGGCGGTGGCTACCTGGTCGCGTCGAAACTTCTGGGGCGGCGCGTGGGCGTGGTCTCGGGCTGCGCGCTGCTGGTCGACTATGTGTTGACCATCACCGTGTCAATCGCGGCCGCTGGCGATGCGCTGTTCGGCTTGGTCGATCCCCGCTTACACACGTTGAAGCTACCAGCCGAGTTGGTGGCAATATTGCTGCTGATCGTGCTGAATCTGCGCGGCATCAAGGAATCGGTAAAAGTCCTGCTGCCGATCTTCTTGACGTTCCTGGTCTGTCACATCGTGTTGATCCTCGGCTCGATCGGCCTGCACCTGGGCGAAACCGGGGCCAAGGTGGCCGAAATCGGCGGCGAGATCAGCAAGGATCTCAATGACGCGAACTTCGGCTTGTGGGGCATGATCGCCTTGATCCTGCGAGCCTATTCGATGGGCGCTGGCACCTACACCGGCATCGAAGCGGTCAGCAATAGCATGCCCGTCATGCGCGAGCCCCGCGTCGCCACGGCCAAGCGCACGATGCTGTACATGGGCTTGTCGCTGGCGTTGACGGCGGGTGGTTTGATTATCGCCTATATGTTGCTCGACATCCGCTTCGTCGAAGGCGACATCAAGACCATGAACACCAAGCTGGCCGAGGTGTTCGTTCGGAACATCGGTCTGGCCGATCACAAAATGGGTCTGATCTTCATTGCCGTGACGGTCATCTCGGAAGGGGCGTTGTTGTTTGCCGCGGCCCAGGCGGGCTTTATCGACGGCCCGCGCGTGTTGGCCAACATGGCCCACGACTCGTGGATGCCCCACTGGTTCGCCAACTTGTCGGAACGGTTGGCCACGCACAACGGCATTTTGCTGATGGGCTGCTCGGCCGTCGCGGCGTTGGTGCTGACCCACGGCGAAACCACGCTGCTGGTGGTGATGTACTCGATCAACGTGTTTCTGACCTTCTCGCTGTCCATGCTAGGAATGTTGCGCCATTGGTGGCGGCTGCGCGGTAGGAATCCGCTCGCCAACCGGCGATTGGCCGTGTTCGGTCTGGGCGCGGCCATGTGCTTGTGCATTCTCGGCTTGGTGGTCTACGAGAAGTGCATCCATCCGTTTGTGCATCCCGAGCCAGGCGTGAATCCTTGGACGCAAAGCACCTCGTACGGCGGGCTGGTGACGATCGCCGTGACCAGCGCGCTGGTGCTGATCTGCTTTATGATTCACCGCCACTATCGCGGCGTCGTCGCTCGGCTCAAGCGATTGGACGACACGCTTAGCGGCTTGCCGTCTTATGGCAACCCGGAACTGGCGCCCCCTGACCATTCCCAGCCGGCGGCGGCGATCCTGGTTGGCGGTTACGGCGGCCTGGGCGTGCATACCATGCTGAACGCCATCCGCTTTGCCCCGGGACACTTCAAGAGCGTGATCTTCCTGTCGTCGGCCGTGGTCGACTCGGGCAATTTCAAGGGGGCCGACGCGGTCGACGCGCTGCAACACCACTGTGAAGAAGCGCTGGGCAAATACGTCGATCTGGCGAACCGCTTGGGAATGCCCTCGACGTCGTACCTGTCGATTGGCACCGACGCGGTCGAAGAACTGGAGCGGATGTGCCTGGAAATTCACCGTCAGTTTCCCAAGGCGATCTTCTTCGCAGGGCAGCTCATTTTCCAGCGCGATACGTTCGTCCAGCGGCTGCTCCACAACCAGACCGCCCAGTCGCTGCAACGCCGGCTGCAATGGTCGGGCCTGCCGATGGTCATTCTGCCGACGCGCGTCCGCTAA